The following nucleotide sequence is from Natronosalvus caseinilyticus.
TGAGCGCTCGTGGCCGTACCACTACCACACCGGCAACGAGGAGGCACTGTTCGTCCTGGGCGGCGAGGGGACACTTCGGTGTGAAGACGGACCCGTTCCGCTCGAGCCCGGTGACTTCGCGGCGTTTCCGGCGAGCGAGGCGGGCGGCCATCGAATCGTCAATGACGGCGACGAACCGCTCCGATACCTGCTCCTCTCGACGATGAACGAGCCGGACGTGACGGTCTACCCCGAGATGGGAAAGATCGGCGTCTACGCCGGTTCGCCGCCCGGCGGGCGCGACGAACGGTCGGTGCACGGCTACTACCGGCTCGAGGACGAAGTCGAGTACTGGGACGAGGACGCCTAACGCGCCGCCATCGGACTCCAGGTGGGTTACCGCTCCCGAACCGTCATTGGAATCTCCTTCCTGGGCCGCGCCGTGATCGTCGCCATCAGGTCCAGTTCGGTTCCGGGGACCAACTCGAGGTGGTAGTTCTGGTAAATCGTCGCCAATAGGAGCCGCGCCTCGAGCATCGCGAACCGGTCGCCGATACAGCGGCGCGGTCCCGCGGCGAACGGGAAGTAGGCCAGTTTCGGGAGTTCGGATTCCATTTCGTCGGTCCAGCGCTCGGGCCGGAACGCCAGCGGATCGTCGTACCACCGCGGGTCGCGGTGGACGACCCACTGGTGCATCTGGACGGTCGCTCCTGGCGGAATCTCGTAGCCACCGATCAAGTCCGGCTTGACCGCCTCGCGGACGATGCTCGGGACCGGCGGGTACAGCCGCATGGACTCCTTCACGACGCGCTCGGTGTAGGTCAACTTCTCGAGGTCGGCCATCGTCGGCGGCTCCCCCTCCAGGACGGTCTCGAGTTCCTCGACCAGCCGTCGCTCCACCGCGGGATGGGTCGAGAGCAGGTACGCCGTGAACGTCAGCGAGAGCGCCGTCGTCTCGTGGCCCGCGAGCAGGAGGGTCGTCACCTCGTCGCGGATCTGCTCGTCCGAAAGGTGGTCGCCGCCCTCGGTCTCGACCTCGAGCAGTTTCGAGATGACGTCGTTGTCGGTCGGGTTCGCCCGCCGTTCGTCGATGAGGTCGTAGATCAGCGAATCGAGGTGCTCCCGTGCGCGTTCGATCCGCCGTCTCGAGGGCGTCGGGATGCCCGGCGGCAGGATGTAGTGCGAGAGGGTCTCGGAGGCCAGCATGAAGTCGTCGAGCGCCGAGGAGACGACGCCGAGGCGCTCGTCGATGCCGACGCCGAACAGCGCCCGGGCGACGATTCGGAGCGTAAGCGTCGACATCTCCTCGTGGAACGGGAGCGTCTCGCCGTCGGTCCAGGAATCGGTCGTCTCGAGGCCGATGTCGGTCATCATCGTCGCGTACTCCCGGATCCGGTCCGGGTGAAACGCCGGCTGGAGGAGGTGGCGGTTGCGCCGCCAGACCGCACCCTCGCTGTTGAGGATGCCGTTGCCGGTGATCGGCCGGAGGGTGTTCTGGAACAGGGTCCCCTTGACGTAGTGCTGGTTGTCTCGGACCAGCACGTGCTCGATGTAGTCGGGGTGGTTGAGCTGGTAGACTGGCCCGATGGGGTCGTCCCAGGAGACGATGTCCCCGTACTCGCGGGCTGTCTCGGTCATAAACTCGTAGGGTCGACGGAGAAAGGAGAGTTGCGTCCCGACGAACGGCAACCCGTCGGGGCCGGGCGGTCGTCTGCGGTTGGTCGAGTGCGTCGATGGGGCCATACGGTAGTTAGGAAGGCTGACGGGTTACCTTTTGTCGTCCAGGGTTCGCGTGAGGCCAGGAGGGAACGTGACTCGAGGACGATCACCGTCCGCCGATCAGGCGTCGTTCGCCGCTTTTACCGTCTCGCGAACTGCGTCCACGCCCTCGTCGTGTGCGAGGTTGCCGACGACGATCACGTCTGCGTGGGTGGCCATCCGGTGTGCCGAGTCGTAGTCGTGGATGCCGCCGCCGTAGAACAGCGCCGATTCCTCGAGGCTCTCCGCGGCCGCCTCGACGACCGACTCCTCGCCGTAGGTGCCCGAGTACTCGACGTAGACGATTTCCTGGCCGAACATCTGCTCGGCGATGGTAGCGTAGGCGGCCACGTCGTCCGCTGCAAGGTCACAGTCGGCCTCCGTCAACGTGGCGACGTCCGCCTCCGGGTTCATGACGATGTAGGCCTCCATGTACGTTCGATCCCACTCGAGGTCGCCCTCCAGGCGGACCCACTCCTTGTGGGCGCCGGTGATCCAGAACGGTGACCCGGCGTTGAAGACCGTCGGGATGAGGTAGCCCTCGAGGCCGTCGTTCTCGACGACGACGCTCGGGTTCGAGGGCTCCTGGTAGAGGGGCACGTCGTGCTCGGCGCAGGCCTCGATGACGGCCGTCATGTTCTCTTCGGTCATCCCCATCGTCCCGCCGACTTCGATGGCGTCGGTGCCGGTCGCACAGAGGTCGCCGTAGGTCACGCCCTCGGGTAGGTCCTTGTCGGGATCGAGTTTGAGGATGTGGTTCCAGTCCGCCCAGGGTGCAGTCATACCGACCCGTTTCTCGGTCTCGAGCAAAAGTTCTGCGAATCGGCGGCTCTCCGTCGGCTTCGGGCACCTGATCAGCGAACCGTCGGCGGTTCCCGATCGTAGTCGTTGATCGATCAGGCGATTCTATAGAGACAGTGCCCTAAACTATAGAAAATATAGTGAATCTCTCATCGACGCTGACTGGACCTCACGCCACCGATACGAACGACTATTCGAGGGATTCGAGCACCCTATTCGACGGCCTCGAGCGCCTCCAGGATCTCTCCGACCAGGCCGGGGTCGTACGTCCAGAACCCGAGAAATCCCGACTCGCGTTCGCGGGCCACGAGCGCACACGCCTGCATCGGGTCCTCGCCGCCGTCGAACGCCAGACACCAGAACGGGGCGAGGGCGCCCGCTTCGTCCCGGTGGTAACGTACGTTCTCGAGCGACGGCGGCTCCCAGTCCGGGCGGCCGTAGACGTGCACTTCGAGGTTGGTTTCCTCGCCGAGTCGTCGGTAGAGCGGCACCTGGTGCTCGAAGGCCGACAGCCGCTGGAAACCGACGCGTAGCGTCCCCCGGCCCATCCGGAAGGCACGGTCCTCGATCTCGCGGCTGGTAGCCAGCAGCTGTCGGCGATCGAGGGCGGTAAACAGCGTCTCCTCGAGCACCTCGAGGAGTGCGCGGTACCCCTCGGACAGGCCCGTCCGATCCGTCGGGCGAATTACCGGCGGCTCGAGCAGTTGCTCCAGTGTCTCGAGTCCGATTGCGCCGACGAACGTCTCTCCGTCGTAGATAGTGACGAACGGCGACGGTCCGTGAGGCGGCAGTTTGCGGTGGACGACCGTCACGTTTCGCGCGGCGAGTCGGTCCGAGAGGTCCGTCGCGTCCGCGTCGCTGTAGACGGTGAGCCACTTGCGTCGGCGTTCGACCGCTTCGATGTAGGTATCGAGCATGGGCCGTTGATGGTGCTGGTGGTGGGTTCCGAAATCGGCCGCTCGAGGGGCGACGGTGACATTCCGACGACTACGCGGTCTCGGCTTCGATCGCGCGACGGACGAGCGCCTTCGCCGGCTCCGGAACGGTCGCGAGCGAGACCTCTCCGCTCTCGTTGTCGTACGCTACCAGCCCGGCATCCGAGAGCAGGGGAAGGTGTCTGTGGACCAGCGAGAGTTCGTGCTGGCGCCGTCGGTCGGGAGCGACCATCGTTTCGGTCGTCGTCTCCCACCCGGCGAGGACGTCCGCCAGTTCGTCGACCGAACACTCCTCGCGCTCGAGCAGGTAATAAAGCACGCGCCGGCGCGGGCGTTCAGAGAGCGCCCGATAAAACGAATCACTGGCCAGTAATGGTGCCGTTTCGACGTAGTCCTCCTCGTCTATTGCGGGTTCGTCTTCGGGCATGTATTCACCGGCGTCGAGTGCGAGCGTGGATCAGTGCTCGACCATTATTCGCCAGGCTGTTCTGTGGACGCCAGGGGTCACGCGGCCTGTTAATACGCGAACATTACAGTACGACGCGCAATAAGCGATTTCCCCGCCACGCGTGACGTTCTCGGTCGTACACGTAAACGAGACACGTAAATTATACTGCAACGCGCACAGGACCCGAAACCGGCCTCGAGAAGGGCTTTGACGGCTCATTCCCTCGCCGATTCGTGGGTGAGAATAGAGAGGCGCCGTCAGTTCGACGCTTTCGTTCGGTCAGACGAGTCGCTCGTCCTCTCCCGAGCGTCGACTGTGGGATGAAACCGGTATCCGAATCCGGTTTCACCAGGCAGTTCAGGTCTGGAACAGCACTAGTCGTCCTGGGTCGTGATGTCCGCCGAGAGCCCCTGGGCCATCTGGATCTCTTTCGAGTTGTTCAGCGTCCAGGCGGTGCGCTCGGTGACGGCCTCGATGGCCTCGCGGGCGGAGGGGTAGCCGTTTCCGGACTTCTTGACGCCACCGAAGGGGAGCTGGACCTCCGCGCCGATACACGGCAGGTTGGCGTACGCCAGCCCGATTTCGGCGCGGTCGCGGAAGTAGTTGATCTGGCGGTAGTCCTCGGAGATGATCGCGCCCGCGAGTCCGTAGGGCGTGTCGTTGTGGATCTCGACGGCCTCCTCGATGTCACCCGAGTACTTCAGCAGGGCGACGTGGGGACCGAAACACTCCTCTTTCAGACAGCGCAGGTCGGTGTCGTACTCGATCTCGTAGACGAACGGGCCGACCCAGTTGCCGTCCTCGTGACCGTCGGGGATCTCGTCGGCCTCGAGGTCGGCGCGGTCGACTAGGACCTCGGCGCCCTCCTTCTCCGCCAACTCGTTGTGTTTGTGAATCTTCTCGACGTGTTCCGGTTCGATCGCCGGGCCCATGAACGTGTTCTCGTCGAGCGGGTCGCCGACGGCGACGCTCTCTGCGAGTTCGACGTAGCGCTCCTTGAACTCGTCGTAGACCTCCTCGTGGACGATCAGGCGCTCGCTCGAGACGCAGCGCTGGCCGGTGGTTTTGAAGCTCGACATGACCGCCGAGTGGACGGCGATGTCGAGATCGGCGTTCTCCGTGATGACGATCCCGTTCTTGCCGCCCATCTCGCAGGCCGCGAGCTTGCCGGGTTCGCCGCCGACCTTGCCGGCGATTTCGTGGCCGACCTCGGCGGAGCCCGTAAAGAGGACGGTGTCGACCCGGGAGTCGTCGACGATCGAGGCCCCGGCGTCGCCGAAGCCCTGGACCATGTTGAAGACGCCCTCGGGGACGCCGGCGTCTTCCATCATCTCGGCGATGATCTGGCCGCACCACGGCGTCTGCTCGGCGGGCTTCCAGACGACGGTGTTGCCCTCGACCAGCGCGATGGCCATGTGCCAGAACGGGATGGCGACCGGGAAGTTCCACGGGGTGATGCAGCCGATGACGCCCCGCGGCTTGCGGCGCATGTAGGCGTCCTTCGCGCCGACCTCGCTCGGGACGACGTCCCCGTGCGGGTGACGGGCGTTGCCCGCGGCCCACTCGACCATGTGGTAGGCCTCGACGACGTCGGCACGTCCCTCGGAGATTTCCTTGCCACACTCCTTCGTGACGATTTCGGCGAGTTCGTCGGTTCGGTCGCGCAGCTCGTGGTAGATGTCCCAGAGGTACTCTGCGCGGTCGATGTAGGAGAGTTCCCGCCACTCGTCGAACGCCTCGTCGGCGGCCTCGAGCGCGGCGTCGACGTCGGCCTCGGTTCCGCGGTGGAACTCGGCGAGCGTCTCGCCCGTCGCCGGGTTCTCGCTCCCGAAGGTGTCGTCGCCGGTCCCGTCGGTCCACTCGCCACCCACGTAGTGGCCGTACGTCTGCGAAGGGTCGTCTTGACTCATGCTCGGCAATATTTTCGCCGAGCGGTATGAAAAAGCCTGCTACTCGAGGCGACCGATCGAGTCTGCGCCGAGGCCGGCGAGAGTGGGTGGGTGAATGGGTGGTACCTGGCGGCTGCTCGCCGACGACTCTCGAGCGGCGGAACCCGGCCACGACACGTCGTCAGTCGTCGCCGGGATACCCGATGTCGGCGACCTTCTCGACCTCGCTTCGCAACTGCGTCGAGTCGAACTCGTGATCCGGGCGCAACCTGACGAAGTCGAGGAAAGACCGCGCCGACAGCAGCGTTTCGGCGTCGTACACGCTGGCGGCTGCGTAGACGGCATCTCGAGCCCCGATTCGCGGCTCGAGCATCGCGAGCGCACACGCGAGGTCGTACGCTCTCGTCTCGCGAACCCGGCCCTCGTTCACGCTCGTCGCGTCGATGAAGTAGAGATCCCCCTCGAGCAAGAGGACGTTCTCCGCGCGGAGGTCGCCGTGGGCGAGCCCGTGGTCGTGAAGCGTCCGGAGCATCTCGAACAGCGTCGAGGAGACGTCGCGGATCTCGTCGTCCGTGAGTTCGTCGAGCGTTCGAAAGTCGGGGAGGAACTCGAGGACGAGGACGCCGAGGCCGTTGACCTCGAAGGCGTCGATCGGACGCGGTGCGTTGAGACCGATCTCGCGCATTCGACGGGTCGCCTCGAACTCGTGTTCGACCATCTCGCGGGGCGTCTCGAATCGGTCGAAAAAGCCCTCCGTTCCCGAGGAGAACGCGCCGACGTTGCGCCCGGTGGTCAACAGCCCGTGGACGAGGGCGTTCTGTCGCGAGACGATCTTGACGAAGTACTCGTCGTCGAGCACGCACGGCGTCGAGAGCCAGTTGTTGGCCTCGAAGAAGTCGACGCGAACGTCCGCGAGGTCGTATCGATCCGCCAGGGTCCGGACGACTCGCTCGAGTCGATCCCACTCGACCGTCCCGCGAGCGAGCTGGCGGATGTCCATACCGGAAATACAGACGCGACG
It contains:
- a CDS encoding cupin domain-containing protein produces the protein MQPINVTELEWTEYDRGDARFRRKQLSEAADATDLGCSLYELPASERSWPYHYHTGNEEALFVLGGEGTLRCEDGPVPLEPGDFAAFPASEAGGHRIVNDGDEPLRYLLLSTMNEPDVTVYPEMGKIGVYAGSPPGGRDERSVHGYYRLEDEVEYWDEDA
- a CDS encoding cytochrome P450; amino-acid sequence: MAPSTHSTNRRRPPGPDGLPFVGTQLSFLRRPYEFMTETAREYGDIVSWDDPIGPVYQLNHPDYIEHVLVRDNQHYVKGTLFQNTLRPITGNGILNSEGAVWRRNRHLLQPAFHPDRIREYATMMTDIGLETTDSWTDGETLPFHEEMSTLTLRIVARALFGVGIDERLGVVSSALDDFMLASETLSHYILPPGIPTPSRRRIERAREHLDSLIYDLIDERRANPTDNDVISKLLEVETEGGDHLSDEQIRDEVTTLLLAGHETTALSLTFTAYLLSTHPAVERRLVEELETVLEGEPPTMADLEKLTYTERVVKESMRLYPPVPSIVREAVKPDLIGGYEIPPGATVQMHQWVVHRDPRWYDDPLAFRPERWTDEMESELPKLAYFPFAAGPRRCIGDRFAMLEARLLLATIYQNYHLELVPGTELDLMATITARPRKEIPMTVRER
- a CDS encoding phosphoglycerol geranylgeranyltransferase, with translation MTAPWADWNHILKLDPDKDLPEGVTYGDLCATGTDAIEVGGTMGMTEENMTAVIEACAEHDVPLYQEPSNPSVVVENDGLEGYLIPTVFNAGSPFWITGAHKEWVRLEGDLEWDRTYMEAYIVMNPEADVATLTEADCDLAADDVAAYATIAEQMFGQEIVYVEYSGTYGEESVVEAAAESLEESALFYGGGIHDYDSAHRMATHADVIVVGNLAHDEGVDAVRETVKAANDA
- a CDS encoding DICT sensory domain-containing protein; the encoded protein is MLDTYIEAVERRRKWLTVYSDADATDLSDRLAARNVTVVHRKLPPHGPSPFVTIYDGETFVGAIGLETLEQLLEPPVIRPTDRTGLSEGYRALLEVLEETLFTALDRRQLLATSREIEDRAFRMGRGTLRVGFQRLSAFEHQVPLYRRLGEETNLEVHVYGRPDWEPPSLENVRYHRDEAGALAPFWCLAFDGGEDPMQACALVARERESGFLGFWTYDPGLVGEILEALEAVE
- a CDS encoding DUF7344 domain-containing protein, which encodes MPEDEPAIDEEDYVETAPLLASDSFYRALSERPRRRVLYYLLEREECSVDELADVLAGWETTTETMVAPDRRRQHELSLVHRHLPLLSDAGLVAYDNESGEVSLATVPEPAKALVRRAIEAETA
- a CDS encoding aldehyde dehydrogenase family protein, producing MSQDDPSQTYGHYVGGEWTDGTGDDTFGSENPATGETLAEFHRGTEADVDAALEAADEAFDEWRELSYIDRAEYLWDIYHELRDRTDELAEIVTKECGKEISEGRADVVEAYHMVEWAAGNARHPHGDVVPSEVGAKDAYMRRKPRGVIGCITPWNFPVAIPFWHMAIALVEGNTVVWKPAEQTPWCGQIIAEMMEDAGVPEGVFNMVQGFGDAGASIVDDSRVDTVLFTGSAEVGHEIAGKVGGEPGKLAACEMGGKNGIVITENADLDIAVHSAVMSSFKTTGQRCVSSERLIVHEEVYDEFKERYVELAESVAVGDPLDENTFMGPAIEPEHVEKIHKHNELAEKEGAEVLVDRADLEADEIPDGHEDGNWVGPFVYEIEYDTDLRCLKEECFGPHVALLKYSGDIEEAVEIHNDTPYGLAGAIISEDYRQINYFRDRAEIGLAYANLPCIGAEVQLPFGGVKKSGNGYPSAREAIEAVTERTAWTLNNSKEIQMAQGLSADITTQDD
- a CDS encoding RIO1 family regulatory kinase/ATPase — its product is MDIRQLARGTVEWDRLERVVRTLADRYDLADVRVDFFEANNWLSTPCVLDDEYFVKIVSRQNALVHGLLTTGRNVGAFSSGTEGFFDRFETPREMVEHEFEATRRMREIGLNAPRPIDAFEVNGLGVLVLEFLPDFRTLDELTDDEIRDVSSTLFEMLRTLHDHGLAHGDLRAENVLLLEGDLYFIDATSVNEGRVRETRAYDLACALAMLEPRIGARDAVYAAASVYDAETLLSARSFLDFVRLRPDHEFDSTQLRSEVEKVADIGYPGDD